The DNA segment ACAGGCCGCATCCCCCCGCACTTCAGAGAAACAGAGTGTGGCACATCCAAGAGAAACTTGATACAAAAAAGATGAGAGAAGCCGCCGCATATCTTGAGGGGACGCATGATTTCTCCGTTTTCGCCACGGCCGACATAACGGTGAAAACCACCGTACGCACAGTAAAACGGGTTCACGTCAGAAAAACCCGCGAAAGAATAATCCTGGTTGAAATAGAAGCGGACGGGTTTCTGAAAAGAATGGTGAGAATGATAACCGGGACCCTCGTGGAAACTGGAAAGGGAAAACTCACCCCGGAGGGACTCGGACGGATACTTGCCGAGGGACAGAAGACAAAAAATGTCTTCACCGCTCCCCCTCAGGGACTTTTTCTCAAAAAAGTCGTCTACTGAACCTGTGACAAAGCAGTTTCGTCGATTACGCTCCAGGGGTACAGTTTTTGCCTTGCAGTTTTTTCTTCGGTTGATTTTTGTTTCCGAGACTTTCATGTATTCTGCTTGACAATCAGATTTCGGACATGATGTGAGATTCATGACAGTCCTTGTTCAAGCAAACGCACAATGAAATTTCTAAGATTCAAAAACAGCAGCCAAAAACCCGTGTTCGGAGAGTATGTCGACGGAACCGTTATCGAGATAGAAGGAGACATATTCACAACCTGGTCGGCAACCAGCACGCGGCACGACTACTCTGACATCAGACCTCTTGCCCCCTGTCTTCCGACAAAGATCATAGCGGTAGGGCTTAACTATGAAGACCACGCAAGGGAAATGAAAAGAACTCCTCCCGAAGATCCTATGCTTTTTATGAAGCCGTCGACGGCCGTAATCGCCCATCATGAAGAGATAAAATATCCGGTGCACATGTCAAACAGGGTAGATTACGAAGGAGAACTCGGAGTGGTGATAGGAAAGAAGGCCCGCATGATAGAGGAGGAGCAGGCCCTAGAATATGTATTCGGATATACCTGCATAAACGACGTAACGGCAAGAGATCTTCAGGCAAAAGACATACAGTTTACAAGGGGGAAGGGGTTTGATACTTTCGCCCCTCTGGGCCCCTTCATAGAAACGGAAGCCAATCCTGCAGACCTTCGGATAAGGACTTTCCTGAACGGTGAAGTAAAACAGGATTCAAACACAAAGAACTTGATATTCAGCGTACCGAAACTCATAAGCTTCATATCAAAGGTGATGACCCTTCTTCCGGGGGATATAATAGCTACCGGAACTCCTTCAGGGATAAGTCCGATGAAGCCGCAGGACACAGTGGAAATTGAAATCGAGGGGGTCGGGAAACTCGAAAACCGCGTCAGCCTGTAGAGAAGTCTCTCATTTCCGCCCGCAAGCTGTTCCACTCAGCAAAACCTGATGAATTTGGTTTTCTGCTATGTCTGGGAAACAATGTATGGTCAAGTGGTAAAAGAAAGTTGAATCTCCATTACGAAATTAGAATTCTTTTCCGCGCACTGCTTATAGTTAGCATTGCCGGGGCCGTTTCCTGTGGCGGAAGCGGAAGTGCGGAACCCCCGTTGTCCCAGTGCGATCTTGCCCCACAGAGAAACGAGCAGAGGTTGTCCGGCAAAAAAAGAGAAGACTATTATCCCAAAGTGTTCAGCCGTGATTTCTCCCGTGATTACGGTGCCGATATATCTCCTGAAGAAAAACATTACGATACTGTAAGAAAAGTAAGCCGTTCCGTCTTCGAGATGGAGTTCATAGGGAATAATGTATCTGGGGCAGCAGGTTCGGGATGGCTCATAGCGCCAAGATATGTAGTTACGGCAGCGCACAACTTCGACGATTTCGACGATAGTGGTCAAGCAAGTATACGTGTCCATACTTTTGACGGAGATACCATAGAGGCGGAAAAAATCTATGCCACCCGAAAAAGGACAACAGGAACAGACCTGGCGTTAGTCCGCCTCAAAGAGGAAAGTGACGCCGTTCCAATGAAAATAGCGGAGGAAAATCCAGAAAGAAATGAACTTTTGATGGGGATGGGAGGAGGCGCCGCATTAGGTGGGCTTGGCGG comes from the Candidatus Dadabacteria bacterium genome and includes:
- the truA gene encoding tRNA pseudouridine(38-40) synthase TruA is translated as MKNVKIIIEYDGTDYHGWQCQANLPTVQKTIEDAIRKITRENVKITGSGRTDAGVHAIGQVANFSIETQMDPETLQKALNSTLPRDISIIKTQEVPDSFHAQFSSRSKVYEYRIFNRPHPPALQRNRVWHIQEKLDTKKMREAAAYLEGTHDFSVFATADITVKTTVRTVKRVHVRKTRERIILVEIEADGFLKRMVRMITGTLVETGKGKLTPEGLGRILAEGQKTKNVFTAPPQGLFLKKVVY
- a CDS encoding DUF2437 domain-containing protein, whose amino-acid sequence is MKFLRFKNSSQKPVFGEYVDGTVIEIEGDIFTTWSATSTRHDYSDIRPLAPCLPTKIIAVGLNYEDHAREMKRTPPEDPMLFMKPSTAVIAHHEEIKYPVHMSNRVDYEGELGVVIGKKARMIEEEQALEYVFGYTCINDVTARDLQAKDIQFTRGKGFDTFAPLGPFIETEANPADLRIRTFLNGEVKQDSNTKNLIFSVPKLISFISKVMTLLPGDIIATGTPSGISPMKPQDTVEIEIEGVGKLENRVSL
- a CDS encoding trypsin-like peptidase domain-containing protein, coding for MNLHYEIRILFRALLIVSIAGAVSCGGSGSAEPPLSQCDLAPQRNEQRLSGKKREDYYPKVFSRDFSRDYGADISPEEKHYDTVRKVSRSVFEMEFIGNNVSGAAGSGWLIAPRYVVTAAHNFDDFDDSGQASIRVHTFDGDTIEAEKIYATRKRTTGTDLALVRLKEESDAVPMKIAEENPERNELLMGMGGGAALGGLGGWTVSAGPALELREGRTPPPCTPGEYTMRCLLSKE